The Aquiluna sp. KACHI24 genome contains a region encoding:
- the lpdA gene encoding dihydrolipoyl dehydrogenase: protein MANHEFDLVILGSGSGGYAAALRAAQLGMTVALIERDKLGGTCLHRGCIPTKALLHSAEVADVTKEAAHFGVNATFQSIDMTAVNRYRDSIIDKLYKGLTGLVSSKNITFVTGEGRLTGPKTVTVGAESYTGKNVVLATGSVTKTLGIEIGGRVITSDQALQMDWIPNKVAILGGGVIGVEFASIWRSFGAEVVIIEGFDRLVPNEDPSMSKGLERAYRKRGIEFKLGNKFKSVTQSETAVTIELENGEQISADLLLVAVGRAPNATGFGYEEQGVAMDRGFVLTNERLATNLPGVYAVGDIVPGLQLAHRGFMQGIFVAEEIAGLNPIVVNEWGIPRVTYCEPEIASVGLTEAQAKEKFGADSISTYEYNLAGNGKSNILGTAGVIKLIRQVNGPVVGFHMIGSRAGEQVGEAQLIVNWEAYPEDVAPLIHAHPTMNEAIGEAHLALAGKPLHAHA from the coding sequence ATGGCTAATCATGAATTCGACCTTGTAATCCTTGGCAGTGGTAGCGGCGGTTACGCCGCAGCATTGCGCGCCGCACAGTTGGGAATGACTGTTGCGTTGATTGAGAGAGACAAGCTCGGTGGCACCTGTTTGCACCGTGGTTGCATCCCAACCAAGGCTCTCCTGCACTCTGCCGAGGTTGCAGATGTCACCAAGGAAGCAGCGCACTTTGGCGTGAACGCGACCTTCCAAAGTATCGACATGACCGCGGTTAACCGCTACCGCGATTCGATCATTGACAAGCTCTACAAGGGGCTTACCGGTCTGGTCTCCTCCAAGAACATCACTTTCGTGACTGGAGAAGGTCGTCTAACCGGACCAAAGACCGTCACAGTTGGAGCTGAGTCATACACCGGCAAGAACGTTGTACTTGCTACAGGCTCCGTGACTAAAACCCTGGGTATTGAAATCGGCGGTCGCGTTATCACCTCCGACCAGGCTCTACAGATGGACTGGATTCCAAACAAGGTCGCGATTTTGGGTGGCGGCGTAATTGGTGTTGAGTTCGCATCTATCTGGCGTTCATTTGGCGCTGAGGTAGTGATTATTGAGGGCTTCGATCGCCTTGTGCCAAACGAAGACCCGAGCATGAGCAAGGGTCTTGAGCGCGCCTACCGCAAGCGCGGCATCGAGTTCAAGCTCGGCAATAAATTCAAGAGCGTTACCCAATCTGAGACTGCGGTAACCATTGAGCTCGAAAATGGCGAACAAATCTCAGCAGACCTCCTCCTAGTTGCTGTTGGTCGTGCTCCTAACGCCACCGGTTTTGGCTACGAGGAGCAGGGTGTTGCCATGGACCGTGGCTTCGTGCTGACCAACGAGCGTCTAGCGACAAACCTGCCAGGTGTGTATGCCGTCGGAGACATTGTTCCTGGTCTCCAGCTTGCTCACCGAGGATTTATGCAGGGAATCTTCGTAGCCGAAGAGATCGCTGGCCTGAACCCAATCGTGGTGAACGAGTGGGGAATCCCTCGCGTCACCTACTGCGAGCCGGAGATTGCTTCTGTCGGACTGACCGAAGCTCAGGCCAAGGAGAAGTTTGGTGCCGACTCGATTTCCACATACGAGTACAACCTCGCTGGAAACGGCAAGAGCAACATCTTGGGAACCGCTGGTGTAATCAAGTTGATCAGACAGGTCAACGGTCCGGTTGTCGGATTCCACATGATTGGCTCCCGCGCTGGCGAACAGGTTGGCGAGGCGCAGCTAATCGTGAACTGGGAGGCCTACCCAGAGGACGTTGCACCTCTCATCCACGCGCACCCAACCATGAACGAAGCAA